The following proteins are co-located in the Bacteroidetes Order II. bacterium genome:
- a CDS encoding S41 family peptidase: protein MKYLRVWLVLIPICALLFVGFRNDDLFFQLKKNFTIFGKIYEELATGYVDPVDPEKLLRKGVNEMMRSLDPYTVFFDEADNEDAEMQMRGGLGTVGAAIGMREGKVTVVELLEGYSAAEQGIRVGDAIIQINGKPTTGQTIREIASLLNGEPGSALTLKIERQGETELLNFSLLRKKLELKNVTHAGFVADDTTRGIGYIKLAQFGRDCAREVKEAVLSLKNTHKLKGLVLDLRGNPGGLLDQAIMITSLFVPEGSAIVSTKGRLATSEQLVKSAVQPVLPDTPLTILLDRASASASEVVSGAIQDLDRGVIIGETSFGKGLVQAVKPLVYNTSMKFTTAKYYTPSGRCIQALNYSDVDEDGAPVAVPDSLRKSFKTKAGRTVKDGKGIDPDLAVKMGTTTELEQALQRRSAFLFFANQFAANRPTIATNFDVTDGLLNEFRQWLNSQNFSYKTKSEKSLEKLQAELTKAGYTRSNAQAQSLLNQINREKNDDFSRNAPRLKLLLRSAILARYYGPVAQIKAQMINDPFLSEAEKVIRDNKRYMQILGQKS, encoded by the coding sequence ATGAAATACCTACGTGTCTGGTTGGTACTCATTCCCATATGTGCGTTGTTGTTTGTGGGTTTCCGGAATGACGATTTGTTTTTCCAACTCAAGAAAAATTTCACGATCTTCGGAAAGATTTACGAAGAGTTGGCAACTGGTTATGTGGATCCAGTGGACCCCGAAAAATTGTTGCGCAAAGGGGTGAATGAAATGATGCGTTCGCTGGACCCATACACAGTCTTTTTTGATGAGGCCGACAACGAAGATGCCGAAATGCAGATGCGGGGCGGCCTTGGTACAGTAGGTGCAGCCATTGGGATGCGAGAAGGAAAAGTGACAGTGGTGGAACTCTTGGAAGGATACAGTGCCGCCGAGCAAGGCATTCGAGTGGGAGATGCCATTATACAAATCAATGGAAAACCCACTACGGGGCAAACCATCCGAGAAATCGCTTCGTTGCTTAATGGCGAACCAGGCTCGGCACTCACCCTTAAAATCGAACGCCAAGGAGAAACCGAATTGCTTAATTTCTCCCTTCTCCGTAAGAAATTGGAACTAAAGAACGTAACCCATGCCGGTTTTGTGGCAGACGATACCACCCGCGGCATTGGATACATCAAACTTGCACAATTTGGTCGCGACTGCGCCCGCGAAGTTAAAGAGGCCGTACTTAGCCTAAAAAACACCCATAAATTAAAAGGATTGGTATTAGACCTACGCGGTAATCCGGGAGGATTGTTAGACCAAGCCATTATGATTACCTCCCTCTTTGTTCCGGAAGGTTCTGCTATTGTTTCTACCAAAGGCCGACTGGCCACTTCGGAGCAGTTGGTGAAGAGTGCCGTACAGCCAGTTTTGCCGGATACACCGCTGACCATTCTGCTGGATCGGGCCAGTGCCTCTGCCAGCGAGGTGGTTTCTGGTGCGATCCAAGATTTAGACCGTGGCGTCATTATCGGAGAAACTTCCTTTGGAAAAGGGCTGGTTCAGGCTGTCAAACCATTGGTATATAATACCTCGATGAAGTTCACCACTGCCAAGTATTATACACCCAGCGGGCGGTGTATTCAAGCGCTGAATTACTCGGATGTGGACGAAGATGGCGCACCTGTAGCTGTACCAGATTCTTTGCGTAAGTCTTTTAAAACCAAAGCTGGAAGAACAGTAAAGGATGGAAAGGGAATAGACCCTGATTTGGCCGTAAAAATGGGAACCACCACCGAGTTGGAGCAGGCACTACAACGGCGATCCGCCTTTTTGTTCTTTGCCAACCAATTTGCAGCCAATCGGCCCACCATTGCAACCAATTTTGATGTGACCGATGGCTTGTTAAATGAGTTCCGGCAATGGCTAAACAGCCAAAACTTCTCCTATAAGACCAAATCGGAAAAATCTCTCGAAAAACTTCAAGCCGAGCTAACAAAGGCGGGTTACACACGTTCAAATGCACAAGCCCAGTCTCTGCTCAACCAAATTAACCGGGAGAAGAATGACGACTTTTCCCGAAATGCGCCGCGCCTAAAACTATTGCTCCGGTCGGCAATTCTTGCGCGATACTACGGCCCTGTGGCGCAAATTAAAGCCCAGATGATAAACGATCCGTTCCTATCAGAGGCCGAAAAGGTGATCCGTGATAACAAACGCTATATGCAGATTCTTGGGCAAAAAAGCTGA
- the tatC gene encoding twin-arginine translocase subunit TatC — MGFLDHLEELRWHVIKGGLGILAGMVVCGIFSEFVMHQLLLGPARSDFFVYQWLGLTIPSIDLQNRTITGQFFAYWGTIFIAGLTLGLPVVIYQFWRFIEPGLYPHEKSGMRFVAWFVTFFFILGVAFGYSVLMPMSLQFFARFSISETITNQFDISAYFDMLFASIMGTGMLFELPVVVYALSKLRIVTPDLLKRQRRMALVVILILAALITPSTDMISQIIVAIPLMLLYELSIQISAYVNKKEEEATRKALA, encoded by the coding sequence ATGGGCTTTTTGGATCATCTGGAAGAATTACGTTGGCATGTCATCAAAGGTGGGCTGGGCATTTTGGCCGGCATGGTGGTATGTGGGATTTTCTCTGAGTTTGTGATGCACCAGTTGCTATTAGGTCCTGCACGATCAGATTTTTTCGTTTATCAATGGCTGGGTTTAACGATTCCATCCATAGATTTACAAAATCGCACCATCACAGGGCAATTTTTTGCATATTGGGGGACCATTTTTATTGCGGGGCTTACGCTGGGGTTGCCCGTCGTGATCTACCAATTCTGGCGGTTCATTGAGCCGGGTTTATATCCACACGAAAAATCGGGAATGCGGTTTGTGGCTTGGTTTGTCACCTTCTTTTTCATTCTGGGTGTTGCTTTTGGGTATTCGGTTCTTATGCCCATGTCGCTTCAGTTTTTTGCCCGTTTTTCTATCTCGGAAACCATTACCAACCAATTTGACATCTCGGCCTATTTCGACATGCTTTTTGCTTCGATTATGGGAACGGGGATGTTGTTTGAGCTACCAGTGGTGGTATATGCACTTTCCAAACTTAGGATTGTTACGCCCGATTTGCTAAAACGACAACGACGGATGGCATTGGTGGTCATTTTGATCTTGGCAGCACTGATTACACCCTCCACCGATATGATTTCGCAGATCATCGTAGCCATTCCGCTGATGCTTCTCTACGAATTGTCTATCCAAATTTCGGCTTACGTAAACAAAAAAGAAGAAGAGGCTACTCGAAAAGCCCTTGCCTAA
- a CDS encoding SCP2 sterol-binding domain-containing protein encodes MARKFENIRDVVASMPKSFRPDKAEGVESVIQIHYTGDDGGDWWLDIKNQTVVLNEGTHESPELTMTCSSEDWLKLVNREANPMAMIMQRKLQFSGSMPMAMKFAGMFGLA; translated from the coding sequence ATGGCACGTAAATTTGAAAACATTCGGGACGTAGTGGCTTCCATGCCCAAAAGTTTCCGGCCCGATAAAGCGGAAGGCGTTGAGTCCGTTATTCAGATTCACTACACGGGAGACGACGGTGGGGACTGGTGGTTAGACATCAAGAACCAGACGGTAGTTCTCAACGAGGGTACGCACGAATCCCCGGAACTGACCATGACCTGTTCTTCGGAGGACTGGCTAAAATTAGTGAACCGCGAGGCCAATCCGATGGCCATGATTATGCAGCGTAAGCTACAGTTTTCGGGTTCCATGCCGATGGCGATGAAATTTGCTGGCATGTTTGGCTTGGCATAG
- a CDS encoding protein kinase gives MDKQQIFQEPAARYPAALPLKTLLNGKYTVGLVLGVGGFSITYLAWDEVLHIPVAIKEFLPAGMTVRDADQLTLHPNRPEEFQFGLDRFLNEARTLAQLTHYNIVRVRDFFESNGTAYFIMDYYEGQTLEEFMVARGGRLPEELVANLFIPLLDGLREAHRKGILHRDIKPANIYLAKLDTGNVRPILLDFGAARFAIGERSKNISMIVTPGYAPYEQYQSKGNLGPWTDVYGAAATMYHATTGIQPPPATDRMLRDELQLPERMGLTARFSNILSKGLSIHPQERFPDAAVFQDALLGEPIMLTGQASLVGMQNPPQPITPAAFPGMDDPNATRRVSTPATQSIGATRPVAAAPVGATRPVRPAESATVPNRVLQAEPEPKGFRWWIPVLMFLVFGGMAYVAYEYVLPNIVATPEKLYEEYKKDGDTFLANKDYTNALRSFEAALEKQDTPYVRDRIKMLSTYQTALSEGDAQSGESWFAKAIESYEKAQQTIPDSPEVAQRLQKARQGLNVMTQRARTFAEQYLNVLNGGDSSEIYNLYDDTVDYLGRGTLKREDIKTALAEDMNQYTNASYEIVSPIEVEASTGLNRYKVLFDLAFSGDNVTDGVRRSFRQKKRFTLNWRGDRFVVTYERGSMLEQQEDSLSDEETPPENNAPGKIFDF, from the coding sequence ATGGATAAACAGCAAATTTTTCAAGAACCTGCTGCCCGCTATCCGGCTGCATTGCCGCTTAAAACCCTGCTGAACGGCAAATATACCGTGGGTTTGGTCTTGGGGGTTGGTGGTTTTAGTATCACCTATTTGGCTTGGGACGAGGTTTTGCACATCCCTGTGGCCATTAAAGAGTTTCTACCAGCGGGCATGACCGTTCGCGATGCGGATCAACTAACCCTTCATCCAAACCGACCGGAAGAATTCCAGTTTGGCTTAGACCGCTTCCTCAACGAAGCCCGAACCTTGGCACAATTAACGCATTATAATATTGTTCGGGTTCGCGATTTTTTTGAATCAAACGGTACGGCTTATTTCATCATGGACTACTATGAAGGGCAAACCCTTGAAGAGTTTATGGTGGCGCGTGGCGGGCGGCTGCCCGAAGAATTGGTAGCCAATCTATTTATTCCACTTTTGGATGGCCTTCGCGAGGCACATCGGAAAGGCATCCTACATCGAGACATTAAACCGGCCAATATTTATCTGGCCAAATTGGATACGGGCAACGTTAGGCCCATCCTCTTAGACTTCGGGGCGGCCCGATTTGCCATTGGGGAGCGGAGCAAGAATATTTCGATGATTGTTACGCCCGGTTATGCCCCCTACGAGCAATACCAAAGCAAAGGAAATTTGGGACCATGGACAGATGTGTATGGGGCTGCCGCAACCATGTATCATGCCACAACAGGCATACAGCCTCCGCCAGCCACCGATCGGATGTTGCGCGACGAGTTGCAACTACCCGAACGTATGGGACTTACGGCCCGTTTTTCTAACATTCTATCAAAAGGTCTGTCCATCCATCCACAAGAGCGTTTTCCGGATGCAGCCGTGTTTCAGGATGCGTTATTGGGAGAGCCTATCATGCTCACAGGGCAGGCCAGTCTTGTTGGGATGCAGAATCCCCCACAACCCATTACCCCTGCTGCTTTTCCGGGCATGGATGATCCTAACGCCACAAGAAGGGTTTCCACTCCCGCTACACAGTCCATTGGTGCTACCCGTCCGGTGGCAGCGGCTCCAGTGGGTGCTACCCGCCCCGTACGTCCGGCAGAGTCAGCCACAGTACCCAATCGAGTGTTGCAGGCGGAGCCAGAGCCAAAAGGATTCCGGTGGTGGATTCCTGTCCTCATGTTTTTGGTTTTTGGTGGCATGGCCTATGTTGCTTATGAATACGTTCTCCCCAACATTGTGGCTACCCCCGAAAAACTTTATGAGGAATACAAAAAAGACGGTGATACCTTTTTGGCGAACAAGGACTATACCAATGCACTCAGAAGTTTTGAAGCAGCACTGGAAAAACAAGATACACCCTATGTTCGCGATCGCATCAAGATGCTAAGTACCTATCAAACAGCCTTGAGTGAGGGGGATGCGCAAAGCGGTGAATCTTGGTTCGCCAAAGCCATCGAGTCCTATGAAAAAGCACAGCAAACCATTCCCGACTCGCCCGAGGTGGCCCAACGGCTACAAAAGGCCCGTCAAGGGCTTAATGTCATGACACAACGAGCCCGCACCTTTGCCGAGCAATACCTGAATGTGCTGAATGGCGGAGATTCGTCTGAAATCTATAATTTATACGATGATACCGTGGATTATTTGGGGCGTGGAACTCTTAAACGCGAAGACATCAAAACCGCTTTGGCTGAAGATATGAACCAATATACCAATGCGTCTTATGAAATTGTCTCTCCCATAGAGGTAGAAGCCTCCACCGGACTCAACCGCTACAAAGTCTTGTTTGATCTGGCCTTTTCGGGGGATAATGTAACCGATGGGGTCCGTCGTAGTTTTCGGCAAAAGAAACGTTTTACCCTCAACTGGCGTGGAGATCGCTTTGTTGTAACCTACGAACGTGGAAGTATGTTGGAGCAACAAGAAGATTCATTGTCAGATGAGGAAACTCCTCCAGAAAACAACGCACCCGGTAAAATTTTCGATTTCTAA
- a CDS encoding Fic family protein: MEDETIYRSGPDHNLLGITDLTAINAEEAKGIAKAEVYLFTAHDLDEQINISLLLKLHKMAFGHLYEWAGQWRKVQVVFGNITPPASKNVLHLLYQFLDNLNFKIGIIRTEADLVETLAYAHYQFIYIHPFMNGNGRMSRLITNLVALKKGYAPVLLGHRRGTNRPLYIAAMRAADEGDTEPLKHLIREDLYLLECGFYQRGDHRDDLRTGDVLRFQGHVGVN, translated from the coding sequence ATGGAAGATGAAACAATCTACCGATCAGGGCCAGATCACAACCTGTTGGGCATTACAGATCTAACGGCTATCAATGCTGAAGAAGCGAAGGGGATTGCAAAAGCAGAAGTTTATCTGTTTACCGCACACGATCTGGACGAACAAATCAATATCTCGCTGCTCTTAAAACTGCACAAGATGGCCTTTGGTCACCTCTACGAGTGGGCTGGTCAGTGGCGAAAAGTGCAAGTGGTTTTCGGGAATATTACGCCTCCCGCCTCCAAAAATGTCCTTCATCTTTTGTATCAGTTTTTAGACAATCTGAACTTTAAGATTGGCATCATCCGAACGGAGGCCGATTTGGTGGAAACACTCGCCTATGCCCATTATCAATTTATCTATATCCATCCCTTTATGAATGGTAATGGAAGAATGTCGCGGCTTATCACCAATTTAGTGGCCCTCAAAAAAGGGTATGCACCTGTTTTATTGGGTCATCGCCGAGGCACTAACCGACCATTGTATATTGCGGCCATGCGTGCAGCCGATGAAGGGGATACGGAGCCACTTAAGCACTTAATCCGCGAAGACCTCTATCTCCTTGAGTGCGGATTCTACCAAAGAGGAGACCATAGGGATGATTTGAGAACGGGGGACGTCTTGCGTTTCCAAGGCCATGTTGGTGTAAACTGA
- a CDS encoding ketoacyl-ACP synthase III, with amino-acid sequence MRYGKIIGWGKYVPEKVMNNADFATFIDTSDEWIVQRTGIRRRHVAAETDQCSTMATEAGKRALAQAGLAPSDLDLIIVATSSPDYLTPPVSSQVQAQLGAHHVGAFTMSVACPGFVYSLITANQFIASGALRNILVIGVELITRMLDWEDRNTAVLFGDGAGAVVLQATDEVCGVRSFVMGSDGEGYEHIIHPSGGTACPPTAERLANREGYIKMNGREVFKFASRKMPEAVTEAVHKAGLNLNDLDLLIPHQANARIIEAAAHMANLPPEKVFMNVHEYGNTSAASVPIAFCEAIEAGRVHRGDVLCMVAFGAGLTWASAVVQMGKDVPGLPERDA; translated from the coding sequence ATGCGCTACGGAAAAATTATAGGCTGGGGCAAATATGTGCCGGAAAAAGTAATGAACAATGCAGATTTTGCTACATTTATAGACACCAGCGACGAGTGGATTGTCCAACGGACGGGGATTCGTAGGCGCCATGTGGCTGCAGAAACCGACCAGTGCTCTACGATGGCCACCGAAGCCGGAAAGCGTGCATTGGCGCAAGCAGGACTGGCCCCTAGCGATTTAGACCTGATTATTGTGGCGACTTCTTCGCCGGATTACCTGACGCCGCCCGTTTCCAGCCAGGTTCAGGCCCAACTCGGAGCACATCATGTGGGGGCCTTTACCATGTCGGTTGCGTGTCCGGGCTTTGTGTATTCGCTCATCACTGCAAATCAGTTTATTGCTTCTGGCGCCCTGCGCAATATCTTGGTAATTGGCGTGGAACTGATCACCCGAATGTTGGACTGGGAAGACCGGAATACAGCGGTTTTGTTTGGCGATGGAGCCGGTGCAGTGGTTCTGCAAGCTACCGACGAGGTATGTGGTGTGCGTTCTTTTGTGATGGGATCTGATGGTGAAGGGTATGAACACATTATCCACCCTTCAGGCGGAACCGCTTGTCCGCCTACGGCTGAACGGTTGGCCAACCGTGAGGGGTATATCAAAATGAATGGTAGAGAGGTGTTCAAGTTTGCCAGTCGGAAAATGCCCGAAGCCGTTACAGAAGCGGTTCATAAAGCAGGACTAAACTTAAACGATTTGGACCTTTTAATTCCACATCAAGCAAATGCACGTATCATTGAGGCCGCCGCTCATATGGCAAATCTGCCTCCGGAAAAGGTATTCATGAATGTACACGAATACGGCAACACTTCTGCTGCCTCTGTTCCCATTGCTTTTTGCGAAGCCATCGAGGCCGGAAGAGTACACCGAGGGGATGTCTTATGTATGGTGGCTTTCGGTGCAGGACTCACATGGGCTTCGGCAGTGGTACAAATGGGGAAAGACGTGCCCGGACTTCCAGAACGCGACGCCTGA
- a CDS encoding dipeptide epimerase, translated as MISFQYEPLVLQFRHPFGISRWTRTETTSIIVRILHDGIEGIGEGSPNARYSETYNSASHFLSRLDLSGFASPAEIPAIMAYVDALAPGEWSAKAALDAALHDWWAKSMGLPLYKAWGIAEQNRLITSFTIGIDTTEVMVRKTQEAAPYGILKVKVGTDRDQETIAAIRSVTDKPIRVDANEGWKTKEEALERIEWLASEGVEFVEQPMPAAQLAEMSWLKARSPLPLIADENCGRLHDVDALQDAFHGMNIKIDKSGGLLEGRKMALRARELGLSVMIGCMSSASVAISAAAHLALMADYADLDGHLLVGNDPYEGIQVEEGRLVLPDWPGLGVRLRV; from the coding sequence ATGATTTCCTTTCAATACGAGCCATTAGTGCTCCAATTCCGTCATCCCTTCGGTATTTCGCGTTGGACACGTACCGAGACCACCAGTATCATTGTACGCATCCTACACGACGGTATCGAGGGCATCGGCGAAGGATCGCCCAATGCACGCTATAGCGAAACATACAACTCGGCCAGTCACTTCCTTAGTCGCTTAGACCTTTCTGGCTTTGCTTCCCCTGCCGAGATTCCTGCCATCATGGCCTATGTAGATGCCTTGGCGCCGGGAGAATGGTCGGCAAAAGCAGCGTTAGACGCCGCTTTACATGACTGGTGGGCCAAATCAATGGGCCTTCCGCTCTATAAAGCATGGGGTATTGCCGAACAAAACCGATTGATAACCTCGTTTACCATTGGAATAGACACGACCGAGGTAATGGTCCGTAAAACGCAGGAGGCCGCTCCATATGGCATTCTTAAAGTGAAGGTAGGAACCGATCGGGACCAAGAAACCATTGCCGCAATCCGTAGTGTGACGGATAAACCCATACGTGTAGATGCGAACGAGGGTTGGAAAACCAAAGAGGAAGCCTTGGAACGAATCGAATGGCTGGCTTCGGAAGGGGTTGAATTTGTTGAACAACCCATGCCAGCAGCCCAATTGGCGGAGATGTCTTGGTTGAAGGCACGGTCGCCATTGCCTCTGATTGCCGATGAAAATTGTGGTCGATTGCACGATGTGGATGCCCTGCAAGATGCTTTTCATGGGATGAATATCAAAATAGATAAATCCGGCGGATTGCTTGAGGGGCGAAAAATGGCCTTGCGTGCACGAGAATTGGGACTTTCGGTGATGATCGGTTGTATGTCTTCGGCATCGGTGGCCATCTCTGCTGCGGCACATTTAGCACTCATGGCCGATTATGCCGACTTAGACGGACATCTTTTGGTAGGCAACGATCCCTACGAAGGCATTCAGGTGGAAGAAGGGCGTTTGGTGCTGCCAGATTGGCCCGGTCTTGGGGTGCGGCTTCGTGTCTGA
- a CDS encoding polyprenol monophosphomannose synthase — MPASALQPLVIIPTYNEARNIEALLLQVLHLPEGFFVLVVDDGSPDGTADLVKALQKEYSERIFLLERTGKQGLGTAYRAGFQFALERQFDCICEMDADFSHNPSDLSRLVEAVWTDQCDLAIGSRYIGGIRIINWPLIRLIISYGASIYTRIITRMPIKDATAGFKCFSRKVLENINLERVKSNGYSFQIEMHYRTWKAGYRIKEVPVIFTERSEGLSKMSKAIMREAALKVWELRIRAMIGKL, encoded by the coding sequence ATGCCTGCTTCCGCCTTGCAGCCTTTAGTAATCATTCCAACCTATAATGAAGCCCGCAATATAGAGGCCCTTTTGCTTCAGGTTTTGCACCTACCTGAGGGCTTTTTCGTTTTGGTGGTAGATGATGGATCCCCCGACGGGACGGCTGATCTGGTTAAGGCGCTCCAAAAAGAGTATTCGGAACGTATTTTTTTGTTAGAACGCACAGGAAAACAAGGTCTCGGAACGGCATATCGTGCGGGGTTCCAGTTTGCTTTGGAACGCCAATTCGATTGTATCTGTGAGATGGATGCCGATTTTTCCCACAATCCATCAGATTTGTCGCGTTTGGTGGAGGCTGTCTGGACGGATCAATGTGATCTTGCCATAGGCTCGCGGTACATTGGTGGTATTCGGATTATCAACTGGCCCCTGATTCGTCTCATTATATCGTATGGAGCCAGTATTTACACGCGCATCATCACACGTATGCCCATCAAAGATGCCACGGCTGGTTTTAAGTGTTTTTCACGTAAAGTTTTGGAAAATATTAACTTGGAACGGGTAAAGTCTAATGGTTACTCGTTCCAAATCGAGATGCACTACCGTACGTGGAAGGCTGGATACCGCATCAAAGAGGTTCCCGTTATATTCACGGAACGGAGCGAGGGTCTTTCAAAAATGAGCAAGGCCATCATGCGTGAAGCCGCCCTGAAGGTTTGGGAATTGCGCATCAGGGCCATGATTGGTAAGCTCTGA
- a CDS encoding sigma-70 family RNA polymerase sigma factor, with protein sequence MTWSDEELVAAYLEKGDERAFGLLLSRHQERVFSYLMGMVKDVNIANDLFQDTFLRVISALQERRGSYQQQGRFIYWVIRIARNTTLDYLRTRKKWKDVADPDDDENNFWDRLSDDAPNAVELMLNQEQREWLEACIAQLPPEQREVLLMRHETGLSFKEIAALTDCSINTALGRMRYALLNLQKIMKRMGKPELVDLHE encoded by the coding sequence ATGACTTGGTCGGATGAAGAATTGGTAGCCGCATACCTTGAAAAAGGAGACGAGCGGGCCTTCGGTTTACTCCTCAGTCGTCATCAGGAACGCGTTTTTAGCTATCTGATGGGCATGGTAAAGGATGTAAACATCGCCAACGACTTATTCCAAGACACCTTCCTGCGCGTCATTTCCGCGTTGCAGGAGCGTCGTGGGTCGTATCAACAACAAGGCCGCTTTATCTATTGGGTTATTCGGATTGCCCGTAACACCACCCTTGATTATCTGCGTACCCGCAAAAAGTGGAAAGACGTAGCAGACCCCGATGATGATGAGAACAATTTTTGGGACCGCCTTTCGGACGACGCGCCCAATGCAGTGGAACTCATGCTCAATCAGGAACAACGCGAATGGTTAGAAGCCTGCATTGCCCAGCTGCCGCCCGAACAGCGCGAGGTCTTGCTTATGCGTCATGAAACCGGACTGAGCTTTAAGGAAATTGCGGCCTTAACCGATTGCTCCATCAATACGGCATTAGGACGGATGCGGTACGCATTGTTGAACCTACAAAAAATCATGAAACGAATGGGTAAACCAGAATTGGTGGACCTACACGAATAA
- a CDS encoding TIGR02206 family membrane protein yields MNEDITLRQGDDEMQEATAKIFSGFWWRTSGLTLAITGISLLMLMQVPPEQTRFAGQLLGWWILVWAVLPPIVHALKKQWDWRYGLPLQLCDITAFFTGWALVSENQLIHEIALYWGMTGALHALLTPQFTQGTQFFFLIEFYVSHTGLILGPMFLTYARGMELRPWSWLEAGGWLFICGIVVGLINWRHQCNYMFLCRPPTAKNPFIIGQWPWYLIAFAVVMFLHFGVFYLIFR; encoded by the coding sequence ATGAACGAAGACATTACCCTCCGTCAGGGAGACGACGAGATGCAAGAAGCCACAGCCAAAATATTTAGTGGATTTTGGTGGCGCACGTCTGGACTCACCCTCGCGATTACGGGCATCAGTTTACTCATGCTGATGCAGGTTCCGCCCGAACAAACGCGGTTTGCCGGACAGTTATTGGGATGGTGGATTTTGGTTTGGGCCGTCTTACCGCCGATCGTACATGCGCTTAAGAAACAGTGGGATTGGCGCTACGGACTACCGCTCCAATTGTGCGACATCACAGCCTTTTTTACAGGATGGGCCTTGGTTTCGGAAAACCAGTTGATACACGAAATTGCTTTGTACTGGGGCATGACCGGAGCCTTACATGCACTACTGACGCCACAATTTACACAAGGCACTCAGTTTTTTTTCTTGATAGAGTTTTATGTCTCGCATACAGGACTTATACTGGGCCCAATGTTCCTTACCTATGCACGAGGAATGGAACTCCGCCCGTGGTCGTGGTTAGAAGCAGGAGGATGGCTTTTTATTTGTGGCATTGTGGTCGGGCTGATCAATTGGCGGCACCAGTGCAATTATATGTTCCTTTGTCGTCCACCAACAGCCAAAAATCCATTTATCATCGGACAATGGCCGTGGTACCTTATCGCCTTTGCGGTGGTCATGTTTTTGCATTTCGGAGTCTTCTACCTCATTTTTCGTTAG